ACAACCTGCTCTCCGACAAGATCACGGCTGACGCGGCCGGCACGGGTGTGCAGCCGCAGACCCAGCCGAAGGTGCTGCGCGGCAAGTACGCCAACCAGACGGACAGCTCCTACGCGGGCGCCACGCAGTACATCGCGCTCAACGTGAACGTCAAGCCGTTCGACAACGAGCACTGCCGCAAGGCCGTCCAGTGGGGTCTGGACAAGCAGTCCGTCCTGGACGCGATGGGCGGCTCGCCGAAGGGCGATGTGGCGACCACGCTGCTGCCGCCGTCGGTCAACGGCTACACCAAGTTCGACACCTACGCGACCGACGGTCACAAGGGTGACGTGGCCAAGGCCAAGGAAGAGCTGAAGGCGTGCGGCAAGCCGAACGGCTTCAACACGATCCTGACGGCCCGTTCCGACCGGCCCGCCGAGATCGCTGCCGCGACGGCCACCCAGGAGTCGCTGAAGAAGATCGGCATCAACATCGAGATCAAGCAGTTCCCCTCCGGCAAGTACTTCTCCAACTTCGCCGGTGTCCCGAGCTACGTCCACCAGAACAAGCTCGGCATGCTCTCGATGGCGTGGGGTGCCGACTGGCCGACCGGCTACGGCTTCCTCGACCAGATCGTCAACGGCGCGGCCATCAAGCCCTCGGGCGGCAACAACCTGATGGAGCTGGACGACCCGAAGATCAACAAGGCCCTGACGGACGCGATCGCCAACACCGACGACGCGGCCCGCACCAAGGCCTGGGGCGAGATCGACAAGATGGTGCTCGACAACGCCTCGGTCGTCCCGCTGGTCTACCGCAAGAACCTGCTGCTCCGGCCGACGTCCGCGACCAACGTCACGGTCACGCAGGCCTACCTCGGCATGTACGACTACCTGCTGATGAGCTCCTCGAAGTAACTCAGCAGGCCGGATCCTTTCGAAAGGCAGGTGAAGGCACCGGGTGGCCGCGGCGGATGATCCCGCCGCGGCCGCCCGGGGCCGTACAGCTGTGGCTGCGTACATCCTCCGACGCGTCATGGGCGCGGTGCTGTTGCTGCTGGTGGTCAGCGCAGTCACCTTCGCCATCTTCTTCCTGGTACCCCGCCTCGGGGGCCAGACGGCCGACCAGTTGGCCACCCAGTACGTCGGCAAGGACGCGAACCCCGAGTCCGTCGCCGCGATCAAGAAGAACCTGGGACTGGATCAGCCCGTCTACGAGCAGTTCTGGAACTTCGTGAAGGGCCTCGTGGCGGGCGCCGACTACCGGTTCGGTCCCGACGCGACGCACTGCAGCGCACCCTGCTTCGGGTACTCCTTCAAGAGCCACATCGAGGTCTGGCCGCAGTTGGAGCAACGGATCCCCGTCTCCTTCTCGCTGGCCATCGGCGCGGCGGTGATCTGGGTGATCAGCGGCGTGACGATCGGTGTCATCTCGGCACTGCGCAAGGGCAAGCCCGTCGACCGCATCTCCATGTTCATCGCGCTCGCCGGCGTCTCGCTCCCGATCTTCTTCACCGGCCAGGTGCTGAACGCGCTCTTCGTCTACGAGATCCCCATCTGGGAGAGCATCGACTACGTCCCGTTCACCGAGAACCCGGCCGACTGGGCGTGGCACCTGCTGTTGCCCTGGATCAGCCTCGCCTTCCTGTTCTCCGCGCTGTACGCCCGGCTCACCCGGGCGGGCATGCTGGAGACGATGAGCGAGGACTACATCAGAACGGCCAGGGCCAAGGGTCTGAAGGAGACCACGGTCGTGACCAAGCACGGCCTGCGCTCCGCGCTCACCCCGATCGTCACCATCTTCGGCATGGACTTCGGCACCCTCGTCGGCACCGCGGTGCTCACCGAGACGGTGTTCTCCCTCCAGGGCATCGGCGCATACTCGGTCCAGGCCATCAAGGACAACGACCTGCCCATCGTGATGGGCGTGACCCTGGTCGCCGCGTTCTTCATCGTCTTCTGCAATCTGATCGTCGACCTGGTGTACGCCGCCATCGACCCCCGGGTGAGGTACTCGTGAGCAAGCTCGACAAAGCCGCGCTCGGCGAACCGGACACCACCGCCCCGTCCGTCGCGGACGACGTGTTCCTGTCCGTCCGTGATCTGCGCATCCACTTCGACACCGACGACGGT
The genomic region above belongs to Streptomyces coeruleorubidus and contains:
- a CDS encoding ABC transporter substrate-binding protein, giving the protein MRGLPQVKTRRVTAGVASVLALSLGAAACGGGGDDNDGNGGNGKKDAALTSIVNPSSKKGGTVTYEHSDVPDSLDPGNTYYGWVQNFSRLYGRTLTSFKPAAGKEGLEIVPDLAESLGKSSPDAKTWTYKLRAGVKFQDGTPVTSKDVKYAIERSNFAPEALSNGPTYFKSYLEGGDKYQGPYKDKSAEGIKSIETPDDRTIVFKLKQPFADFDYLATFSQTAPVPKAKDTGAKYVQNIVSSGPYQFQSYEEGRSATLVRNPQWDAKTDPVRKALPDKISIKFKVNPVTVDNNLLSDKITADAAGTGVQPQTQPKVLRGKYANQTDSSYAGATQYIALNVNVKPFDNEHCRKAVQWGLDKQSVLDAMGGSPKGDVATTLLPPSVNGYTKFDTYATDGHKGDVAKAKEELKACGKPNGFNTILTARSDRPAEIAAATATQESLKKIGINIEIKQFPSGKYFSNFAGVPSYVHQNKLGMLSMAWGADWPTGYGFLDQIVNGAAIKPSGGNNLMELDDPKINKALTDAIANTDDAARTKAWGEIDKMVLDNASVVPLVYRKNLLLRPTSATNVTVTQAYLGMYDYLLMSSSK
- a CDS encoding ABC transporter permease, with the translated sequence MAAYILRRVMGAVLLLLVVSAVTFAIFFLVPRLGGQTADQLATQYVGKDANPESVAAIKKNLGLDQPVYEQFWNFVKGLVAGADYRFGPDATHCSAPCFGYSFKSHIEVWPQLEQRIPVSFSLAIGAAVIWVISGVTIGVISALRKGKPVDRISMFIALAGVSLPIFFTGQVLNALFVYEIPIWESIDYVPFTENPADWAWHLLLPWISLAFLFSALYARLTRAGMLETMSEDYIRTARAKGLKETTVVTKHGLRSALTPIVTIFGMDFGTLVGTAVLTETVFSLQGIGAYSVQAIKDNDLPIVMGVTLVAAFFIVFCNLIVDLVYAAIDPRVRYS